The nucleotide sequence AAAATCATAAAAAACCGATATAATATATAGAGATATTTTATTATCAACAAGGAAGGGGTCTATGCACTTCATATTGTTCTTAATTATTTTTATAATGATACCAAATATATCTATAGCTCAAAGAGTTCAAATATCTGGAATACCTGGTCAAGACAGTGATATGAATATTACAGATATGTTAGATCAAATTATGGCACCATATTACAGTGAATTAACAAATCTTAATAATAATAAAATTGATAAAGAAATTGAATTTGAATTATGGCAAGATTTCAAACAACAAATCAAAGAATTTGAGCAAGTTAATAACTATATTATGGGATACGAATCCGCATTCCGATCATTAACTAATACTATTTCAGATCCAACAGCAATACAAGCACAAGTCGCCAGAACAGCCAAATATGGTGAATATCGTGCAATTATCAATACATTAGCAAGTCCTCATTCTTTTGCATCAGCACCTATTTCTATAGACAAAACTATTGTAAAAGGTGATTTTTCTATAATCATTAACACAAACACTAATTCTATACAATTTTCCGGTGGAGATATAACAAGCCTCTTTAATTTGTTACGATCAACTCTATCAAACAATATAGACGTCAAACTTCTAAACGCATCCGATACAAAAAAAATTATTGCTCTTGTCGGTAAAAAAGAAGGAGCTATTAATAAAATTCAATTTGATGGAGATCTAGCACCTTTATTAGATACTAGGATTCTTACAACTGGAGAGCAAAGTGAGACTAATATCCAATGGTCTCTATTCAACACTAATTTAATTATTTCTAATTCTAGTATTACAATAGAAACATCGTATCCTTTAAAAGATAAAACATTATTATCATTTTCTGCATTATTAACAGATATAATTCTTCTTGTAGAAGATGAAAATACAAATAAAATATCATTATCGAACCTTACTCAAAATACAATTGGAGAAATTACTAACTTAAATATTATCTTACCTGGAGCAACACCTATTTTAGAAGATATAGCTTTAGATATTGATAATCCAATAATCGTCAAAGAGCCTATACAACAACTTGTATTAATATTTGATGATAATACTATAGAAAATATTCCTCTTAAAAATGAGAAATATTCTATTTCGTTAGATAAATTTATCGATAAAACTCTAGTATCTATAACAGCAATGGCAGAAAAGAAAATTTTAAATATCTCTGA is from Spirochaetota bacterium and encodes:
- the fliD gene encoding flagellar filament capping protein FliD encodes the protein MHFILFLIIFIMIPNISIAQRVQISGIPGQDSDMNITDMLDQIMAPYYSELTNLNNNKIDKEIEFELWQDFKQQIKEFEQVNNYIMGYESAFRSLTNTISDPTAIQAQVARTAKYGEYRAIINTLASPHSFASAPISIDKTIVKGDFSIIINTNTNSIQFSGGDITSLFNLLRSTLSNNIDVKLLNASDTKKIIALVGKKEGAINKIQFDGDLAPLLDTRILTTGEQSETNIQWSLFNTNLIISNSSITIETSYPLKDKTLLSFSALLTDIILLVEDENTNKISLSNLTQNTIGEITNLNIILPGATPILEDIALDIDNPIIVKEPIQQLVLIFDDNTIENIPLKNEKYSISLDKFIDKTLVSITAMAEKKILNISDLTLISSPDGALKPYNETSKAQDSVLLLDGLEITRPSNIVSDLIPGVTLELLQEKTGTIRIQIKPDIELIKDTIIQWVVKYNNIMEEIFIYTTIPLNQIGRTKPLHIRKKNEEDLKEGTFYGNTSLIGFKDRMRRLAGSPHGLDQNSLSLLDQIGIYTRRRTSLNNDPDALRKGTLTLDVRELEKILNEKFEEVNKLFVLDTDGNNIADRGVAISATSTLKMMIGGNGFLDKIEQDNSKKMKDLNAQITKKEEAIEVTDRKERQALLQMNQAIVKSKALSESLQQRLK